The nucleotide window AACAAGAAAGTTGGAATGGTGTAATTGATGCTTTGTCCATTAATGATTTGGGCGTTATGCGTAAGTTCAGGAAGTGCGATAATAACAGCCAGTGATGTATCTTTTAAAAGAGAGATAAACTGACTAACAATGGGTGGAACCATTCTGCGTAACGCTTGAGGTAACACAATATACTGCAGTGTTTGCATATAAGTAAGGCCAGAAGAACGGGCAGCTTCAATTTGCCCTTTTTCAATAGAGAGAAGTCCGCTCCGGACAATTTCAGAAAGCATCGCTGCTTCAAAAATAGTCAATGCAGCAATGGCAGCCGTTTTGATTTCTAATTTAATACCTATTTCTGGTAAAGCGAAGTAGGTGAAGAAGATAATAAGAAGCAAAGGCAAGTTTCTGATGATTTCTACAACAAACATCAAGATGTGCGAAAGTACAGGAATTTTTGCGTAGCGCAAAATACCGATAGAAC belongs to Ectobacillus sp. JY-23 and includes:
- a CDS encoding amino acid ABC transporter permease codes for the protein MDFIGAYTADHLTFLLEGFLVTLEVAIISIILSFLIGGSIGILRYAKIPVLSHILMFVVEIIRNLPLLLIIFFTYFALPEIGIKLEIKTAAIAALTIFEAAMLSEIVRSGLLSIEKGQIEAARSSGLTYMQTLQYIVLPQALRRMVPPIVSQFISLLKDTSLAVIIALPELTHNAQIINGQSINYTIPTFLLIALLYFLVNFTLSLLAKQLETAQTGKKAKSKTSIYTPQNLQA